From a single Myxocyprinus asiaticus isolate MX2 ecotype Aquarium Trade chromosome 47, UBuf_Myxa_2, whole genome shotgun sequence genomic region:
- the rpl18a gene encoding 60S ribosomal protein L18a, with protein sequence MKASGTLREYKVVGRLLPSAKNPAPPLYRMRIFAPNHVVAKSRFWYFVSQLRKMKKASGETVYCGLVHEKSPLKVKNFGIWLRYDSRSGTHNMYREYRDLTTSGAVTQCYRDMGARHRARAHSIQIMKVQVIAANKCRRPAIKQFHDSKIKFPLPHRVLRRQHKPRFTTKRPNTFF encoded by the exons CTTCGGGAGTATAAGGTTGTTGGGCGGCTTTTGCCCTCCGCTAAGAACCCCGCACCCCCTCTGTACCGCATGAGGATCTTCGCCCCAAACCATGTGGTGGCCAAGTCTCGCTTCTGGTACTTCGTCTCCCAGCTGAGGAAGATGAAGAAGGCATCCGGAGAGACAGTCTACTGCGGCCTG GTTCACGAGAAATCCCCCCTTAAGGTGAAAAACTTTGGCATCTGGCTGCGTTACGACTCTCGCAGTGGAACCCACAACATGTACCGCGAGTACAGAGACCTGACCACCTCTGGAGCCGTCACTCAGTGCT ATCGTGATATGGGCGCCAGGCATCGTGCTCGTGCTCACTCCATACAGATCATGAAGGTTCAGGTGATTGCAGCCAACAAATGCCGCAGACCCGCCATCAAGCAGTTCCAC GACTCCAAGATCAAGTTCCCTCTGCCTCACAGGGTTCTGCGCCGCCAGCACAAGCCCCGTTTCACCACCAAGAGACCAAACACTTTCTTTTAA